One stretch of Legionellales bacterium DNA includes these proteins:
- a CDS encoding helix-turn-helix domain-containing protein yields the protein MAKHYLGLSQRLQELLYDKRMNASELAREVGLPVPTVHRLVTGKSTRPYKSSLKPIADYFSLSVDQLIGEEPLVEVQTFATLPANKKQTIELPLYEWAQLSQIRENSAHPDESIIVMNDLSAQCFALKMNDSSMMPQFPKGSVLIFDPTKEPFDRSFVLVQLVDGDNLFVFRELILDANHRFIRALAPDLTGTQLRLLDEGDEVVAVLVEARQSYGNF from the coding sequence ATGGCGAAACACTATTTAGGCTTAAGCCAACGATTGCAGGAATTACTTTATGATAAGAGAATGAATGCCTCTGAGCTTGCCAGAGAGGTAGGATTGCCGGTGCCTACTGTTCATCGTTTGGTGACAGGCAAATCAACCCGGCCATATAAATCTTCGCTAAAACCAATTGCAGATTATTTTTCGCTTAGTGTTGATCAGCTCATAGGTGAAGAGCCGCTTGTTGAAGTACAAACCTTTGCTACTTTACCTGCAAATAAAAAACAAACTATAGAGCTTCCACTTTACGAATGGGCACAGCTTTCTCAGATAAGAGAAAATAGTGCTCACCCTGATGAAAGTATTATCGTTATGAATGACCTATCGGCGCAATGTTTCGCACTTAAAATGAATGATTCATCTATGATGCCACAATTTCCAAAAGGTTCTGTATTAATTTTTGATCCTACTAAAGAGCCGTTTGATAGAAGTTTTGTTTTAGTTCAATTAGTAGATGGTGATAATTTATTTGTTTTTCGAGAGTTAATTTTGGATGCTAATCATCGATTTATTCGTGCGTTAGCGCCTGATTTAACAGGTACACAACTGCGTTTATTGGATGAAGGTGATGAGGTTGTCGCTGTACTTGTTGAAGCACGTCAGTCTTATGGTAATTTTTGA